A stretch of Malus sylvestris chromosome 11, drMalSylv7.2, whole genome shotgun sequence DNA encodes these proteins:
- the LOC126590234 gene encoding F-box/kelch-repeat protein At5g60570-like, whose product MRNMPSPMAHYGKEEKDERANVISNLKGRMSDGRRRYGSSDSFVPGLVDDVALNCLAWASRSDYASLSCINTRFNKLIKSGYLYGLREQLGIVEHWVYLVCDLKGWEAFDPVRKKWMTLPKMPCDECFNHADKESLAVGSQLLVFGRELLDFAIWKYSAIYRSWIKCQGMNQPRCLFGSGSLGSIAIVAGGSDRNGNVLKSAEIYDSVSGRWEMLPNMHTPRRLCTGFFWDGKFYVMGGMSSPNDSLTCGEEYDLETGKWRKIEGMYPSVNIAAQAPPLCAVVDNQLYAVVDNPEQNSAKA is encoded by the coding sequence ATGAGAAACATGCCTTCCCCGATGGCTCATTatgggaaagaagaaaaagatgagaGAGCAAATGTTATTTCGAATTTGAAGGGGAGAATGAGTGATGGTCGTCGTAGGTATGGATCAAGTGATTCATTTGTCCCCGGTCTTGTTGACGATGTAGCTTTGAATTGCCTTGCTTGGGCTTCTAGATCGGATTATGCTTCGCTGTCATGTATTAATACAAGGTTTAATAAGTTAATTAAAAGTGGGTATTTGTATGGGTTGAGGGAGCAGTTGGGAATTGTGGAGCATTGGGTGTATCTGGTGTGTGATTTAAAAGGGTGGGAGGCATTTGATCCAGTGAGAAAGAAATGGATGACATTGCCTAAGATGCCTTGTGATGAGTGTTTCAATCATGCGGATAAGGAGTCTTTGGCTGTAGGAAGTCAGTTGTTGGTTTTCGGCCGTGAACTGTTGGATTTTGCTATTTGGAAGTATAGTGCAATATATCGTAGCTGGATAAAATGTCAGGGAATGAACCAGCCCCGCTGTTTGTTTGGGTCTGGTAGCCTTGGTTCAATTGCTATTGTTGCGGGTGGGAGTGATAGAAacggaaatgttttgaaatcaGCGGAGATATATGATTCTGTATCGGGTAGGTGGGAAATGCTACCCAACATGCACACACCACGTAGATTGTGCACTGGTTTTTTCTGGGATGGCAAATTCTACGTTATGGGTGGGATGTCAAGTCCTAATGATTCACTGACTTGTGGGGAGGAATATGATCTTGAGACCGGGAAATGGAGGAAAATTGAGGGTATGTATCCATCTGTCAATATAGCCGCACAGGCTCCTCCTCTTTGTGCAGTTGTTGATAACCAATTGTATGCAGTTGTTGATAATCCAGAACAAAAtagcgctaaagct